Below is a genomic region from Brassica oleracea var. oleracea cultivar TO1000 chromosome C9, BOL, whole genome shotgun sequence.
TTTGTTTGTCTATGAAATGAGTTTAGTTGAATAATATTTTTATATATTTATTTTTAAATCAAAGTTTTTGCCTATTAGAAGTCTAATGAGCAACTTTTACAAGTATAATCCTAGTTGGAGTTGAATAACATTTGAGTAATCAATACATATTATTTTTGTTAAATCACATTTCAAACCAATCAAATTATAACGTTTCATTTAAACATATTCTTAATTAATAATATGATGTCATCAGTTCACATATTTACCGTTAATTTAATAAATGTCAACAAAACATTCAACAGCTATTAAACAAAACATTCAACAGCTATATATGGTTTAGTAGTCAAGTATGATGTCCCTATTCTCCATTGCTACCAAAAGTTCACATAATAAAAATTTCAGAATTTAAGAAAGAGAACTCCCCCAACAACACAATATATCTTCTAACATTGATAATAGCAAGATATCACACAGCACAGCTTTGAGATGAGCCAGCGTGTTCCATACTGCCACATCGATGAGACTCCGGCGGCCACCGTCGGCTCCACAAAAGCTGCATATATCCCCATGTATAAACCTATATATTTCATATAACTGGCTCAATATACAAATATATAATAACTTAAGTCTATCTATATATCTTTTGCAGGCTAGACTACGAGGTAGCCGAGCTGACGTGGGAAAACGGACAACTGGGGTGGAACAGCTTAGGTCCAACGCAAGTGCCTGCTTCATCGAAGAATTTAAGAAGCGCCGGTGGAACATTGGAGTCAATAGTAGACCAAGCTACTCGCTTTCCTAACCCTAAGCCCACCGATGAGCTCGTCCCATGGTTCCACCACCGCTCTTCCAGGGCCGGCTTGGATGCGCTTGTCCCCGAGCAGCAGAGCCAGCCAGCCACCCACGTGGGCTCGTGTAGCAATGGTCATCCCATGGCTGGTGGAAAACGAGCCAGAGTGGCCTCAGAGTGGAGCACCGGCGGGAGCCAAAACCTAACCTTTGAAACTTACGGTTTCACCTCAACATCGCTGGATGATAATTCCAGCTCCGGCGGGAAGCCTTGCACCAAAACCACGACCGTTTACGAGCATGACCCCGTCTGCCACAGTCGCCGACAGGCAATTCCTTATTTCATAACTATACACCTTTTAATTAACTATTCATAACCAATCCGAACGAGTATTTCATTAATTCAACCTCTCTTTTTTAAGAAAAGCTTTTATGTTATTCGTACTGTGTCATAATAATATTCATTAAAGATAAGAGTGATTGTCTCCTGAATGATTATGTTGCAGAAGAGGAGAGATAAGATCAATCAAAGGATGAAGACTTTGCAGAAACTGGTTCCAAATTCCAGCAAGGTACCTCGTTTTACATGCATTATGAACTATCACCGCTAAATTTTCATTTTCCTCTTTCAGTCAACTGCTAAACAAAATTTATATGAATATGCCCGCATATATAACAATACTGTAGTTTTTTCTTTAAATACTAGTTGATTAGTAGGCATGAAAATAGCCATAGTGGTGGACCAAATGGAAGTGAATATATCTGGAAAAAATGGACCTCATACGATGATTCTACTCCACACACTCAGTCTCTTATTTGTTTGTCCCCCTATAAAAACTGATTTTACATCTATTTACTATTTGGTCCGGCCGGTTGGTCCATTCATACGTCCTTAATTATCATATGCCGCCTTCTGGCTGTCGACTTAAATTCAACCAAAACAATCAATTAATACTGTCAACCTTGCTGTATAGTGTGTTATTGTACACGCATGCTTGCCTAAATATGTTCATGGATCATCCCTTGTGTTTGTTTGGTCAAATAATGCATCAAAAGGAGCTAGCCGTTTGATAAAATTACATTTTTGGAATTAGACGGATAAAGCGTCGATGTTGGATGAAGTGATAGAGTACTTGAAGCAACTTCAAGCACAAGTGAGCATGATGTGCAGAATGAACCTGCCTTCCATGATGCTTCCCATGGCCATGCAGCAGCAGCAACAACTTCAACTCTCTCTCATGTCCGGTTCCATGGGTTTAGGGCTTGGCATGGGGATGACCGGTCTAGGTCTTCTCGGTCTTAATTCTATGAACCGAGCTGCTGCAACGGCTCCTAATATCCATACCAACATGATGCCGAACCCATTTGTTCCCATGACTTCTCTATCGTGGGATGCCTCCTCTTCTACCGACACTCTATTTCAGTCTCCGCTTACCCACGATCCTATGCCAGCCTTTCTTTCATGTTCCTCGCAGGTTATACAACTCTTTGTTATTATAACTTGATGCTTCATTCTTGTCTGAATCTGAATAAACATTTTCCCAATTGCAGCAAACGACGATGGAAGCATATAGCAGGATGGCGGCATTATATCAGCAAATGCAGCAACAGATACCTCCTCCTTCAAATCCAAAATGATTATATTATATTATTTTTTTGCTAAAAAAATAATTATATTGTAAACCTTAAGTCTACATATGTATTGCAGATCTTCACCATACATATTCCATTGTATTTTATATGTTTAGGGCCTATAGGCTACACATGATCTTTATATGATATACTTTCAAAAAAGGCCTGGTTGTAATTATACTTCGTCCCAAATATGATGATTATATTTGAGTGAATATGTAACATCAATGTAAACACATAAACGAGCTCCAACTTTCTAAAGGAGAGTGATTTCAGTATACGTACAGTATAGATAAAAACCCTTCGTTTTCAGGATTTTAATTGGGCCACCAAGAATAAGTAAAAAGCCAAAACGGAGGGAAAAAACGCCATATGCTTTGTCTGCAAAATTCCACAATAATTTGTTGATAATGTTGTAAATATGCTATCAAGAAACAAAAAAGAGGAAAGCGAATACTTTTTTATACAAAGGAGTTGTAAATGATTGGGTGCCAACATGTCAACTTGTCCCTGACTACCACCACAGGTTTGTAAACAAAATATAACTATTAGGCCATCATTATCCCCGATCTTTAATGAGATTTTTTAAGCTAAATGACTGATTTAATTAAATCAAAAATAAATAAAAAAAAATTTACCGATCATTAGAGTATGATTATTAAGGTTTTTTTAAAGAGTAATTCTTATTAGAATACAAGAACGGGTCTTTAAATTTTTAACTTTTAACTAAAAAAAGTAAGTTAAGACCCTCGACTTAATAACCTCGTGTTCTTAACTAGTGATTTTGGAGATCGATCCTTAATAGGGTTTTTTCTTCTCTCTCTTTTTTCTCGTCTTCTCCGTCTCCGTCTTCGTTGATTTCATTGATTTCAAATTGTGTTGATTCTCTAGATAGTGAGCCTGTTTCGTGAAATTTTGTGTTCTTCTTGTTGATGTTTTCTCTTTGGGTCGTGTTCTTAGATGATTAGATGGCTTCGCGTCTTTGTTTCGAGGTTGTCTTTGTCCCAGGGGATGAGGATGAAGACTCCTTTAAAGACTACTTCTCAAAGATGCCGTGATTACTCGAGAAGATGAAGGAGATCAAAGAGGAAGAGGAGAGAGCGAGGAGGGAGCAGACTTTGAAGTCTGTCTTGGTGACTCCTTCTCGGGACTTTGTGATTACTCGAGATGGAAACAAGGTACATAGATTCTTACTGCAATTTTTTTGGCTTTGTTGACTTAACGTAACTGATCACAATCGTGTATTCACTAGGTACCTGTATCGGAACTTGATCGTAATTGGGGGTTTGTGTGGTTCATCCTTTTGAGATTGAGATTTGAAGTTGAGATTTTTTTTTTGCTGAAGTTTGATCTTTTATCTTAGTATTACTGATGGGACGATGAGAAGCAACCAGTTGGGGGTTTGTCTGCTTAGCTATGAGATGAATCGGGGGTACTTTGCTGATATGAAAGAGTTTAAGGAACATGGTGGTATGAGATGAATCGGGGGTACTTCTGGTAGCAGTGAGGTTAACGCAGAGAGTTTGGTTGTTCTTAAGGTATCATTGGTGTGTCTGTCTTTCCGAGCATGCTCCCAGGTACAGATAATTCCACACTGTTTTTTTTTTTAATTTGGTTGCATACTTCACTTGGAACCAAGAGAATGTTTAGTTAGCCTTTGTTAAGAGGTGTGTAGGATTAATGGAAGTGTTTGTTGTTGAGACTAAGCAGTGGTTTTAAGATGAAGTGTTTTATTAGTGTGATTGTTGATAAATATGACCTTGTATTACGGCTTATCTCAATCTCTTATGCTGCTGGGATGTGGTTGAAGTGTCTGACAGGAAATGATCAGTTCCTGGAGCAAGCCATTTCTTGAGTCTCAGTTCCTCATTCTGAGACAGTTGACAAGTGCACATGTAACATTATATCTATGTCCATAGTTACCGTTAGGATGAATTATTATCTTGATGAGGGCATTTTGATTAATAGGTTGCACATGGAGAGGAGAAGTTGTCTATCCAACGTGCAATGCTGATGGCGAGCCAAGATTTTACAAGGAAAATCAGATGATGAAGTGTTCTGCTTGTTATGGAAGAGGTTTGAATGCTCTTAAAGATGGATCCGATTCAATGTAAAGTCGCATCCCACCTGGAGAAGATCAAGATACTTGACTACTTTCAAGTCCATGACATGGTTCGCCAAACCCCAGGTCTTGCTCCTTGTGATGCTTGAAGTTCGATTCCTCTTTTAGTTTAAGAGTTTGTGATCATCTACTCGTAGAATTTAGTGACCATTTAATAAAAAAAAAAGTTAAATTTTTTTTTTTAAAAACTCCAAATTAAGAAACTACCATTGTACCACAAAAATAAGGTGATTCTTAACTAACGTCCTTATCTAAAATTTATTAGTTAAATAGTCATTAAAATGTACTTAAAAAATTTTATGGGTTTCTAGAGATAATCACACTCTTAATAACCAAAAGTGTCTCCAAAATAATGCCAAGTTTGGTAATAACTTATAAGTCTTCATGACCACGAACCCTAGATCCCATTTGTCTGTTTTACTAAACAGACGTACACTGGGTTTTTGTTTCGTTTCCTTAAAATCAAAACAAGAGGTTACACGACTATGCTTTTGATGATATATATAGAGATCTAAACGTTGATCTGGCCATCACAAAAGTTGTAAAAGGAGAAATATCAAATCAGATAACTTCAAAGGTCGACAATAGTTGGTTTGATAGTAAGTATGATATAAATATACTTCCAAAAAATATGAATAGCCCCAACTAAAACGGTGGTTGAAATGTCTAAATTTCTAAGATGTTTTTTTATTTATCCTTTCTAATGCACTTTCGTAGATTTGATTGAATCATTAGCACAACCCCAATAAATAAATTAATCGTCCTGATTGCAGACGACTAGACAATTATAGTATGTCACATGTGTGGTTTCTAAACATGAACCACATGAAAATAAAGTCAAAAGTTGAGTAAATACGATTCCTTTCACACTAACAACAAATGAGATTTTTTTTTTGTATGGCTATTGCATAGAATGCTAGTCAGTACGTTACTCTACCTTAGAGTATCATTAGTGGTTAGGTACTGAAGGGCCCCAACCCGGCTGCCTAAGCCGCGGTCGATGTCCTTCGTCGCTCAGACCACATACCGACCGAACCTCTCAAAATTTTGCCATTTATCTATATTATCGTCCATAGGCGAGAGCTAACTTAGATCTTAGCTTAAGACTACCTTAGTCATTCCCTAGCTTACATCATTTCAATTTATGTACAGCGGAATAATATCTACTTAACCATTGGTCTAAGACCAATATAATACTTGTCTGGTCGAATCACCTCAGCTAATGGTTAATATACTCAACTACCATTTAGCTCCGAGGTCGATCCTGAACCCAAATCAAGTTATACAAATCCGAGGTTCCATTCCCCTAACCATTCTATCTAGATCTATGCAACATTGCTAGATCATACCTTTGCCACATCCACGGAGCTTGTTAGCTCATTGTCCCAGCTGACTTAGTTGTTTAGCTAGCTCATCCAGCTAGCTGAGCTGAACCACTTCACTTGAGGTTCCATCACTCTCTTCCAGCTGATAGAGCTGCGAGGTTGCTTCGACCAGCTCCCCATAGCTTCGACCCGCTCCCTGTCTACTCGTACATCTCTCTTATACCTGCATAAACTCTTCCCTTTGGTACTTAGTCATTCAGCCAACCATCCCCACAGACCAAGCACCTTTGGGAAGTCTTCAGCTACAAAAACGACCTCAAGCAAATATGCTCCAAAAATTAATTAAAATTCATGAAAACTCATGATAAATCTCAACTAAGAGATTCTCATAATCAGAATCCAGTGAATCGACCCGGATCATATGGATCCTGATCATGAACAACCCGACTAAGCCAAGGACTTCATTCCTGAACCGGCCCAAGGCCTTAGTTCATTGCCTCCATGTCTTAAGTGTATGCTCCCCTGGAGCCAAGTCCTCTTATGGACTAATAATGCCCATCAGATCCTAAGTCAATCAACCAACCACCCCACATGACTCAGAACTGATGAGTCTTCACACTTACCTAACCGGCCATGGAACTATGTCCCAATGAACCCGATCAATCCTGCTCTTACAACCGGTGCATCCTTTGATCAATCAGATCAGACACTTTGATCCATTACCTATGGATCAGGTCGTCCATCCTTGTCCAAGACCAGATAACACACGGTCTTCCTTGAATAAACACACCCGGTCACATACTTGTGGTCCATGCCACTTAGTACTGGCCTTACTCACCTCCACGGCTTGCTGCTGGTTCCAAACGAATTGGACCTTGCACTCCACATGGTTCCTCATGCATTAGGACCCCCATGTGTCTCCTCCATGAGTCGGATCATTGATTCACACCATGGTCAGAACCAACACACACCATGATCCCCCATGGATCACTATCCAATGAGTGACCTCTAACTTCCATCCCACATGGATGAGTTAGATCAACTAAGATCTGCCCCTTCTCTCTGGGTCCTGGATCCTTAGTTTACATCACAACATATGGTCTTCAAGGGGCGTGTCATACTTGGCCTTAACCGCACCACAAGAGACATATATATGAACTGGAAAGTAATTGTACAATCGATTACCTTATACATGATCTAATTAGATCATGTGTCTCCTCTTATTATGTTCGGCCATGCTCCTCCAGTGCACGCCTCTATCAATCCTTATCATATACTTCCAGTATTGATAAGATATCTCCATGGGTCGCACCAATGTTCCCTTCCATTGATCTCCCATCAAACCGATTTCTGCACTGCATCCACCTTCAAGGTTGTCCAAGATCCATTCAAGGGTCACACCCATCATTCCTTCCATGGAACTTCCATGAAACCACTTTCTACACTGCATCCGTCTTCAAGGCTGTTCATGCCTTTGAGAGTGGATTCCGGCCTTCTCCCTCCTCTCCTGGATATTTGCGTGTGTTCCCAAGACATAGAGGAAGCCTAGGACGTGAACATCCATGATAAAACACCATCACAGGGTCGTTCCCAACTCCCATGAAACTGCCTTCCCACACACCTCTCTCCTTAAGGCTCTCTTGGCCATAGGAAGTGAAATCCGGCCATCCCTCTTCTTCCCTGACTATTTGCGTGTGTTCTCAGGCCTGGAGGATGCTTTGGGTGATGTCAACATGAATCAAAACCCATCAAAGGATCGTTCATAACTTCCCCTTTGATCTCTCCCAAAACTGCCTCTTTGTGGCATTCACACCACTCTTGGGGTTGGATGTTGAATCCGACCAACTCTCTGTCTTTTCTCTGTTGTTCTTTGTGTTTCAGGGTGTAGGAGGAAGCCCTGGCGTGCCTGCAGAGCCACAGAACCATCCTTCTTTTATAGGAGAAAGGGTGGTTACTTTTCTAACCATTGCATCTTTTCGGTATCAATTTTGGCCATTGATTAAATCAATGGTTCAGATCGCACCCCTTGGGCCTGGCAGTTACTATCCGCCCCTGACCTGCCTCAGTGTCTACCTACAGTGTCAGACCACCCAACTAGGTCAGTAGCCAACCAACTAGGTCAGCTAAGTTGAGCTAACCGCCAGCTCGCCCAGCTAGCTCAGCTAATAGTTCAGCTAGTGTGAGCTGATCAGTGAGTGTGCAGCTAGTGTGAGCTGGTCAGTGAGTGTGCAGCTAGTGTTTAGCTGGTTTAGCTGAGTGTTCAGCTGGTTTAGCTAGTAGATTATATACTCCAGCTCGTCCAGCTTCTTCACCACATCACATTCTATCCGTATAAGTCCCTTGGTGCATTTTATGACCCGAACTATACGATTAATGATCATTTCTGATCATTCCTTCATCATACCTTGTTCACAATCATTTCTTATGATCTGAATCAAGGCATCCACGTTTTCCTTGCAAGGCCTACCCTTATATCAAGTTTCAGACCATTTAACCCTTTCGTTCAACCTTGGAAAGCTTAACCTTAAGCCTAGGCATCGGAACCCGAAATTTGAACCGAACCCGAACCGAAAAACCCGACCCGTTATCCGACCCGAAACGTAAAAATACCCGAACGGGTTTTGTAAGGTGGTACAAAACATATCCGAACCCGAAGTGTTATTAACCAAACTCAAACGGGTAACCCGAAAAACCGAAAAAATCCGAAAAATCCGAAAAAATATCCGAAGAAACCGATCCGAATGTCCAAAATAATATACAATATAATTATATGAAATATATACTTCAAATATTCAATTTCATATTTATTTTGATATGTTATCTAACAATAAGTATTTAAAATTTAAATAACTACCTTAAATACTTAATTATATATAAATAAATATATATTTCTTATGTTTTACTTTTAAATTTTAGATTTTATTTCGGGTATATCTGTACTGATCTGATATAACCCGAATCCGAATGATATATGATTACTTTATGGGTTCTATGATGTGATACAAAACCGACCCGAACCCGATGTGTTATATCCGAACCCGACCCGTACTTGCAAATTTACTAGAATGGGACCTAGGAGGTGTTATAAAAAAGAACTGAAATCCGAAAAACCCGACCCGAACGCCAACGGGTACCCGAACACCCAGGCCTACTTAAGCCTATCGACCAGCTTGCTTGTTCTCTTGTCGAAAGTCTATCCCAACAGTCCTTTCCAGGTTCCGGGATGCTACGGGTACTCTCTTAGGTCTCTCATCATTAATTTTGTTACTATTTAATTGGTTTTAAAAACATTAAATGACAAAAACAAAAATGAACTAATGATAGAGTGACAACAATTAAAAAAGTATCTCCAACTTTGCCGATTGTCTCTTCTTCACGAATCGTCTCTCTCTTTTCCTTATCTTTTCTAATATTTTCATTATTATTATTGTCAGAAACTGTCTAACAGCTCCTCACTGCGGAT
It encodes:
- the LOC106316936 gene encoding transcription factor UNE10-like, whose amino-acid sequence is MSQRVPYCHIDETPAATVGSTKAAYIPMLDYEVAELTWENGQLGWNSLGPTQVPASSKNLRSAGGTLESIVDQATRFPNPKPTDELVPWFHHRSSRAGLDALVPEQQSQPATHVGSCSNGHPMAGGKRARVASEWSTGGSQNLTFETYGFTSTSLDDNSSSGGKPCTKTTTVYEHDPVCHSRRQKRRDKINQRMKTLQKLVPNSSKTDKASMLDEVIEYLKQLQAQVSMMCRMNLPSMMLPMAMQQQQQLQLSLMSGSMGLGLGMGMTGLGLLGLNSMNRAAATAPNIHTNMMPNPFVPMTSLSWDASSSTDTLFQSPLTHDPMPAFLSCSSQQTTMEAYSRMAALYQQMQQQIPPPSNPK
- the LOC106314036 gene encoding uncharacterized protein LOC106314036; the protein is MNRGYFADMKEFKEHGGSEVNAESLVVLKVSLVCLSFRACSQEMISSWSKPFLESQFLILRQLTSCTWRGEVVYPTCNADGEPRFYKENQMMKCSACYGRGLNALKDGSDSM